The Deltaproteobacteria bacterium DNA segment ATAGGTATTAACTATTATTTTGGTCGGCACAATTGACTTGAAGAAGCAGAATGGGTAATGGTTACGTGTCAGGCCCGAGAAACCTTATCACTTAGGGGGTTTTAATGAACGCAATGTTTTTTCTAAAGCTCTACTTCCTGACGATACCGGTCTTTTTCCTGGTGGATATCATTTGGCTGGGTTACGTGGCAAAGCGCTTCTACCGCAGCAATCTGGATTTCATTCTGAGTCCAGACGTCAACTGGCCCGCGGCAATTTGCTTTTACCTGATATATATCATGGGGATTCTTTTTTTTGCTGTATCCCCGGCACTGGAGCGGGAATCCCTGGCAAGGGCCTTGCTGTGGGGCGGACTTTACGGTTTTTTCACCTATGCCACCTATGATTTGACCAATATGGCCCTGATCAAAGGCTGGCCTTTGAAAGTTGTCGTGGTTGATATCGGGTGGGGGGTAGTCCTGTGCGCAGTGGTTGCCGCTTCCAGTTTTCGCATTGCCAGGTGGCTCGTATAGCCGGTTACGAACGTGTTAGCTCATTGCTGTCAATTGTCATTCCAAGGAGCCCGTCATGGATGAAACGGTTTATCGGGGAATACTGGAGCGTCTGCCAGGAAAAGGCTATGATCCTAATACATTAATAACATCTGAGTAAACGGTTTCCATTCAATAGACCCCAAGGTTGCATAAACAGCATGACGGATAATAGATAATGCCCCGTAATACGTTATCTGTTCATACGCCTGAATTTAATCGTAACGTAAGGAGGACAACATGCTATGCCCCACCCACAAAGCAATCATCAATATGATAATCTTCCTGTCCGTTTTGTTTACGGTTGCAGCCCAGGCTGATGCCGACAACGACCTTAAATCCTTTTA contains these protein-coding regions:
- a CDS encoding DUF2177 family protein — its product is MNAMFFLKLYFLTIPVFFLVDIIWLGYVAKRFYRSNLDFILSPDVNWPAAICFYLIYIMGILFFAVSPALERESLARALLWGGLYGFFTYATYDLTNMALIKGWPLKVVVVDIGWGVVLCAVVAASSFRIARWLV